The Actinomycetota bacterium genome includes the window TCGGGGCCGCTCGAGGCGATGGATCAGGCCGGGCTCCTCGGGCGGTTCCTGCCCGAGTGGGAGGGCGTGCGCTGTCAGCCGCAGCACAACGTGTACCACCGGTTCACCGTCGACGTGCACCTGCTCACGACCGTCGCGCAGGCGTGCGCGCTTCAGGACGATGGTGGGGACGATCCCCTCCCGCACGACGTGTGGCGCGATCTCGTCGATCGCGATCGCGTGCTGCTCGCCTGCTTGCTCCACGACATCGGGAAGGGCTCGGAGGAGGACCACTCGATCCTCGGGGAGACGCTCGCGAGACAGATCTGCAAGCGCATCGGCCTGCCGAGCGAGACCATCGAGGACGTCGTGTGGCTCGTGCGGCACCACCTGCTGCTCCCCGACACGGCGACGCGACGCGACACCGACGACGAGAACCTCGTCGTTGAGACTGCGGCGAGCGTCGGCGACGTGGAGCGGCTCAAGATGCTCTACATCGTCTCCGTAGCGGACGGGCGGGCGACCGGCCCGACCGCGTGGAGCCCGTGGAAGGCAACCCTCGTCGGAGAGCTGTTCTCGAAGGTCATGCACGTGCTCGAGCGCGGCGAGGTGGTCGGGCGCGACGCTTCCGATCTCCTCCGCCTCCGTACAACCGAGCTCCGGCAAGGGCTCGCCCGTTACCCCGAGGCGGCCGTCGAAGCGCACCTGCACAAGATGCCGCGCGCGTACTTCCTGGCGTTCCCGACCGGAGAGCTGATCCGCCAGTTCGCCCTGATGGATACCGAGTTGGCGCCGTCGGACGTCCGCGCGCACTGGACCCCCGGCGAGGCGCCCGGGATCTACGAGCTGATCGTCGTCGCGCGCGACCGGCCGGGACTGTTCAGCAAGGCGGCAGGCGCGCTCGCCCTCAATGGGATCAACGTGCTCGCGGCGCAGATCTTCACCCGGGCCGACGGCATCGCGCTCGAGGCGTTCCGCGTCGAAGGCACCCACGAGCGAGAGGTCGAGCCCGACCGCTGGGCGCGCGTGGAGGCAAATCTCGGCCGGGCGCTCGCCGGACGGATCTCGCTCGACCTGCGTCTGGCGGAGAAGCGCGACGCGTACGAGCGGCCTTCCAAAGGCAAGCGGGAGCCGCCGCGTGTCGTCGTCGACAATCGCGTCTCCGACTTCTACACGGTGGTGGAGGTGCACGCCACCGACCGCATGGGGTTGCTCTACGCGATCACGCGCGCGCTCGCAGACATGGAGCTCGACATCCAATCCGCGAAGGTCGCCACCTACGCCGACGACGTCGTCGACGTGTTCTACGTTCGCGACGTCGACGGCCAGAAGGTCACCGATCCCGAGCACATGCGCGAGATCGAACGAACCGTGCTGATGCGGATCGGCGAGTAAGCCCCGCCGCTATACTCCGCGTCCGTGGCCTCGCCGGAGCTTTCAGAGATCGTGTCCTGGATCCGCGACGCGAGCCGCGTCGTCGTGCTGACCGGCGCCGGGATCTCGACCGAGTCGGGGATCCCCGACTTCCGCGGCCCGCAGGGTCTGTGGACCCGCAATCCCGAGGCCGAGAAGATGGCCACGATCCAGTACTACATGTCCGACCCCGACATCCGGAAGCGTGCGTGGGCGATGCGCCTCGATCACGAGGCTTGGCGGGCCGAGCCGAACGCCGGGCACGTCGCGCTCGCCGAGCTCGAGCGCAAGGACCGGCTCCACACGCTGGTGACGCAGAACGTCGACGGGTTGCATCAGGCCGCCGGATCGTCCGCGGACCGCATAATCGAGATCCACGGCACGATGCGCGAGGTCGTATGCATGTCCTGCGGCGAGCGCGCCCCGATGGAGCGCGCCCTCGATCGGGTGCGCGCCGGCGAGGAGGATCCCCCGTGCCGCACGTGCAGCGGGATCCTCAAATCCGCGACGATCTCGTTCGGGCAGAACCTCGTGCCGGAAGACCTCGAGCGCTCGTTCGCGGCCGCCGCCGGCGCCGACCTGTTCCTGGCGATCGGCACCTCGCTGGTCGTCTACCCCGTCGCCGACCTGCCGCGGGTGGCTCTGGAAGCCGGCGCCCGCCTGGT containing:
- a CDS encoding NAD-dependent deacylase; the encoded protein is MASPELSEIVSWIRDASRVVVLTGAGISTESGIPDFRGPQGLWTRNPEAEKMATIQYYMSDPDIRKRAWAMRLDHEAWRAEPNAGHVALAELERKDRLHTLVTQNVDGLHQAAGSSADRIIEIHGTMREVVCMSCGERAPMERALDRVRAGEEDPPCRTCSGILKSATISFGQNLVPEDLERSFAAAAGADLFLAIGTSLVVYPVADLPRVALEAGARLVILNAEDTPYDRLASVVIRDRIGEVLPKLVELV
- the glnD gene encoding [protein-PII] uridylyltransferase, which produces MPSSADASAAIRELTAERERLKEHPGRSGRDLVDALTAAMAAAVRAVWRESVAAEDRIALVALGGYGRGELCPHSDIDLMVLHTGRGIAPEVGKRLFYELWDAGFKVGHAIRTVKDSLKLAAVNLEAETSFLDARPLAGDAELFEEFLAGALRQTRKRGAKFLDALREEAAVRHAREGHATYLLEPNLKDGAGGLRDRSIVGWLARVFETSGDLAAVEESDFERAGEILFRTRNQLHYLTDRPTDVLLLSYQEQIAEALGYRGNGRPGVDSFLRDLYAGARAIEFAASSALAELSGRSGRKRSHQVLSRGIALEDGLIRISERVSPAADPSLAMRAFAEAAAQGAPVAAETLTWLRREAEAGPAEYAWADETRRAFFRLLAAGSRASGPLEAMDQAGLLGRFLPEWEGVRCQPQHNVYHRFTVDVHLLTTVAQACALQDDGGDDPLPHDVWRDLVDRDRVLLACLLHDIGKGSEEDHSILGETLARQICKRIGLPSETIEDVVWLVRHHLLLPDTATRRDTDDENLVVETAASVGDVERLKMLYIVSVADGRATGPTAWSPWKATLVGELFSKVMHVLERGEVVGRDASDLLRLRTTELRQGLARYPEAAVEAHLHKMPRAYFLAFPTGELIRQFALMDTELAPSDVRAHWTPGEAPGIYELIVVARDRPGLFSKAAGALALNGINVLAAQIFTRADGIALEAFRVEGTHEREVEPDRWARVEANLGRALAGRISLDLRLAEKRDAYERPSKGKREPPRVVVDNRVSDFYTVVEVHATDRMGLLYAITRALADMELDIQSAKVATYADDVVDVFYVRDVDGQKVTDPEHMREIERTVLMRIGE